One region of Bacillus pumilus genomic DNA includes:
- a CDS encoding non-ribosomal peptide synthetase, giving the protein MLMSRRKGHAANHIVRINGKRIDLKALEQVVMLHFPLKECAFIPKKNEEGSLSLVLFAQAKDPSLTREDLMTGALHPDEVPAALVLLPSLPRTESGAVDTEALLSIDIIDEESLRKIEDRTKAIDGVEEAAALIESQTEKQTPYHLDDLFPNRQRAQGNESISKDEEGETKQASAHEKPPALVYGGDVIKKPGTPVTLTEVLIRSAFMSPDRGVTYIKEGGRTLTQSYPELLTNAERVLSGLRKAGLTNGDQVLLQLKDHQDFITAFWGCILGGIIPTPVSVPPVYDETNQAVNKLKGVFRLQNEPFIMTNEASAEDIAGLRESFEAKDIPILTIETLLSCEPDEQHYEPEPDEPVLQLLSSGSTGVPKCIRHNHQSILSRIISFEQTNGFTHEDMSLNWMPLDHVGGIVMFHVHDVYFGCQQISPSIDQFIERPMVWLDWVETYGVTRTWAPNFAFAMMNEYEDDIRKGSWDLSTLTYIMNAAEAVVPKVTQRFMHMMGQHGLSRHAMVPAYGMSETSSAIVQSKKFMRHGDQDGQLTIDQTSLTGDIQCVAQDHPHKMTFTEVGAPIPSVWIRIVDEHHHVLPEDQVGRLQVKSPTIMMGYDQNEEANQEVFVENGWFHTGDLGFIHEGRLVLTGREKDIIVINGANYLNYEIEAVVEEVDGVEVTFAAAYGIYNPESSNDTLAVFFVTQKDSLEEQITMIQQIREAIIRKIGIEPDHIIPVKKDQFPKTESGKIQRAQLGAALKEGIFRDIERALDLASENEQTLPDWFFKRTWAKEHIVPSQPAADHVLVFEDEKGLYQSLYAHFEKRNQPYVSVKKGHEFLRLSKGMYQMNPRIKGDYVRLAAALEADELKTGCILHLWNVTDKEAIVEPAQFTEMHARSNQSILYLYQAWRQENKEPVRLVVVTKGGQYVSPEDDLHVEKTSLVGLLKTIPQEWEGAEVSHIDIEAEQVEQDAKHIANELSAIHIKAEVAYRKGRRLVPKLEKIDMMKAPQTEGFLEYEGLYLLTGGLGGIGFELSKQMLQFGLKLVLIGRTSLEDSLEKKEAFLQLKSLGDVIYVQADVTDLADVERAIYKAEKHFGQTIRGVLHLAGAGNVSEHFQHTDKYTLAHTSEEDFTKELSGKADGAFVLQEAFKHDPAVPLVFFGSVNGFFGGTTFGAYSAANSFLDGLAHTLTFQEGRRAISLNFSMWDNLGLSKGHTGAALTVRKGFQLIGKKQGLHSLCLGARLNEAHLFIGLDGANPEIAAYLQPAPIPTFEKKLFYTVQPGKEVHVEDIAGGTKGDWDIQQVQEIPKKLDGSIDHEALKLNHHKNGQPLEKQLPETKTEQMLAAIWEDILDVDRVYKEDQFFDLGGHSLKATQTISRINHEFSIKAPLKILFESKHLAHLAQTVDDIKEAPAVQEANIPKLEKRTSYELSHAQKRIWFLSTLEKSHHYNILGAWKLTGQLHIQALTKAIGLLTKRHEALRATFQSLGGKPVQLIREDLPPSVTVANFSLFNEKTRTRRLEQLIQQEANRIYDLERGPLAQWTIVDMGNEEFYLLCAQHHIISDAWSLSLLIQELEVAYDGLLADEAPQLPALEIEWTDYVHWENEQVTHHQADQAYWLDHLQGDLPVLELPFDRPRPPVQTFNGATEQIVLEDTLIRRLQALSKQQGTTLFMTMLSAYYVLLHKLSGQTDIIIGSPIAGRGAKQSEKLVGMFVNTLALRQDISTADTFADVMENVKEMTLKAFEHQRYPFDKLVDDLSLDRDLSRSPIFQVAMGYVTDSLHVNLKGLTSEHVMVHHTVSKFDLTLHVFEQGDQLSIHVEYNTDLFDQETIHRYMNYYLHLLDGMTAQPERTFSDYCLMDKAEQAAMIIGKNQTATPYPKRTIQELFEEQVQRDPHRIALSYLEEHMTYQELDEKATQLAAYLQSKGVGPGSLVPMLFDRSFDMIVSVLGIVKSGAAYVPMSPEYPDARIRLIVRDTQSDVIITQSHLIERLVDFTGTKIEMDKPLPVTDAVYQREQSIIGEDQLAYVNYTSGSTGTPKGVMLPHAGVVRLVRKTNYIKLGPDDKMLQLSNYAFDAFTFELWGMLLNGGQLILIPKYAALNMDELSRLIKVHQVTANCLPTALFNRLVEHDPKSVAGYRTLLVGGEAMSSEHARKALPHMEGVLINAYGPTENTTLATTHQVMHMPEGARSVPIGVPISNSTVVILDDALNPVPAGVKGEIYIGGTGLAKGYLHDPERTHERFIDNPFPELGGDRLYRSGDLGTWRSDGTIEYLGRKDNLVKIRGYRIECGEIETALLKHPQIKECTVIAKTYGSSKRLAAYLVTDGENPVSGWKAFLQESLPGYMIPSYFIVMDEMPVTTNGKVDQKALPDPAETISLSQGDDKPVTEAQQLIVTAFKDVLGVKQVGIHDSFFDLGGDSIMSIQAVAKLKEQGIHVDPKWIFMHPAAAQLAAHVDAMPEAGEHVERSPKDYVIELKKGAPAEPRIFFAPPAGGTVMGYIDVAKLMTHQGAVYALQSPGLYEDEEPQFLHYTELVSIFVEAIETFYRPGVDYLAGHSMGGHLAYGMNQRLCHAGKAPKGLIILDTVPVLRDEADQALHADMNEEEVKMLALVLGMGNLVGIQPEALQGLSFQEVKQKILKEAEKDEVVHQFMNDQYLDKYLQMQTHNTIMSQAIELEKEPFGVPFYIVQSSDHAIDFQKKFSDWEAYTKGPCSYYHIKGDHVTMMKRPQADELARILQTMIKG; this is encoded by the coding sequence ATGTTAATGAGTAGAAGAAAAGGACATGCAGCAAATCATATCGTCAGAATCAACGGAAAACGAATCGATCTCAAAGCATTAGAACAGGTCGTGATGCTTCATTTTCCGTTAAAGGAATGTGCATTCATCCCGAAGAAAAATGAAGAAGGCAGCCTCTCGCTTGTGCTATTTGCACAGGCGAAGGACCCTTCGCTAACAAGAGAGGATCTGATGACAGGCGCGCTTCACCCTGATGAAGTGCCAGCCGCTCTCGTCTTATTGCCTTCCTTGCCAAGGACAGAAAGTGGAGCGGTCGATACAGAAGCACTGCTTTCGATTGACATCATTGATGAAGAGAGTTTGAGAAAGATAGAAGATCGTACGAAAGCTATAGATGGAGTAGAGGAAGCGGCTGCTCTCATTGAAAGTCAGACAGAAAAACAAACGCCTTATCACTTAGATGATCTGTTTCCTAATCGGCAGCGTGCGCAAGGGAACGAATCGATCTCGAAGGATGAAGAGGGCGAAACAAAGCAAGCATCCGCTCATGAAAAGCCGCCTGCACTTGTGTATGGCGGGGATGTCATCAAAAAACCAGGCACACCTGTCACACTGACAGAGGTGTTGATTCGATCAGCCTTTATGTCACCTGACCGCGGGGTGACCTATATCAAAGAAGGCGGGCGCACGTTGACCCAATCCTATCCTGAGTTACTCACAAACGCAGAACGGGTTCTGTCTGGTTTAAGGAAAGCAGGCCTGACAAACGGCGATCAAGTGTTACTACAATTGAAAGATCATCAAGATTTCATCACTGCGTTTTGGGGCTGTATTCTCGGTGGTATCATTCCGACTCCGGTTTCTGTACCGCCTGTTTATGATGAAACGAATCAAGCTGTGAACAAGCTGAAAGGCGTGTTTCGGCTGCAAAATGAACCGTTTATTATGACGAATGAAGCAAGTGCTGAGGACATTGCTGGGCTGCGTGAGTCATTTGAGGCAAAAGACATACCTATTTTAACAATCGAAACATTGCTCTCGTGTGAACCTGATGAACAGCATTATGAGCCAGAGCCAGATGAGCCTGTGCTTCAGCTGCTCTCTTCAGGAAGTACGGGTGTGCCAAAGTGTATCCGTCACAACCATCAAAGTATTTTATCTCGAATCATCTCCTTTGAGCAGACAAATGGCTTTACGCATGAGGATATGTCGCTTAACTGGATGCCGCTTGATCATGTAGGAGGCATTGTCATGTTTCATGTGCATGACGTCTACTTTGGCTGCCAGCAGATTAGTCCATCCATCGATCAATTTATCGAGCGGCCGATGGTATGGCTGGATTGGGTAGAAACATACGGCGTCACAAGGACATGGGCACCGAATTTTGCTTTTGCGATGATGAATGAATATGAGGACGACATTCGCAAGGGGAGCTGGGATCTCTCCACACTGACTTATATCATGAATGCAGCCGAAGCGGTTGTGCCAAAAGTAACGCAGCGCTTCATGCATATGATGGGTCAGCACGGATTAAGCCGTCATGCGATGGTGCCGGCGTACGGCATGTCTGAAACATCCTCAGCCATTGTTCAATCAAAGAAATTCATGCGGCATGGTGATCAGGATGGACAGCTGACGATTGATCAGACTTCGTTAACAGGTGACATTCAATGCGTGGCGCAAGATCATCCGCACAAAATGACGTTTACCGAAGTCGGTGCACCGATTCCGTCTGTATGGATTCGGATTGTAGACGAGCATCATCATGTGCTGCCAGAAGATCAGGTCGGGCGCTTGCAGGTGAAGAGTCCGACGATTATGATGGGCTATGATCAAAATGAGGAAGCCAATCAAGAGGTATTTGTGGAAAATGGCTGGTTTCACACGGGGGATTTAGGATTTATCCACGAAGGGCGTCTTGTTCTAACAGGCCGGGAAAAGGATATCATCGTCATCAACGGAGCCAACTATTTGAATTACGAAATTGAAGCAGTTGTGGAAGAGGTGGACGGGGTGGAAGTCACCTTTGCCGCTGCGTACGGCATCTACAATCCCGAATCAAGCAACGACACGCTTGCCGTCTTCTTTGTGACACAAAAGGATTCGCTAGAGGAACAAATCACGATGATTCAGCAGATTAGAGAGGCCATCATTCGTAAAATTGGCATAGAGCCCGATCACATCATTCCAGTGAAAAAAGACCAATTTCCGAAAACAGAAAGTGGAAAGATCCAACGTGCTCAGTTAGGCGCGGCGCTAAAAGAAGGGATATTCCGTGACATTGAAAGGGCACTGGACCTTGCTTCTGAAAATGAACAAACACTGCCAGATTGGTTTTTCAAACGCACTTGGGCAAAGGAGCATATTGTTCCGTCTCAGCCTGCTGCTGATCATGTACTCGTTTTCGAGGATGAAAAAGGGCTTTACCAATCACTTTACGCCCATTTTGAAAAAAGAAATCAGCCCTATGTTTCTGTGAAAAAAGGACATGAATTTTTGCGTCTGTCCAAAGGGATGTACCAGATGAACCCGAGAATCAAGGGGGATTATGTCAGGCTCGCTGCAGCACTTGAAGCAGATGAATTAAAGACAGGGTGCATACTCCATTTGTGGAATGTGACAGACAAAGAAGCCATTGTTGAGCCTGCGCAGTTCACAGAAATGCATGCGAGGTCCAATCAATCGATTTTGTACTTGTATCAAGCATGGAGGCAAGAAAACAAAGAGCCAGTCCGGCTTGTTGTAGTGACAAAGGGTGGTCAATATGTAAGCCCTGAAGACGATCTCCATGTGGAGAAAACGTCGCTCGTTGGTTTATTAAAAACCATCCCGCAAGAATGGGAAGGAGCAGAGGTGTCCCATATTGATATTGAAGCGGAGCAAGTGGAACAGGATGCAAAGCACATTGCTAATGAGCTGTCGGCGATTCATATAAAAGCAGAGGTGGCATACCGAAAAGGGCGCAGGCTCGTACCAAAGCTGGAAAAAATCGATATGATGAAAGCACCTCAAACAGAAGGGTTTTTAGAATATGAAGGTCTTTATTTGCTGACCGGAGGACTCGGCGGTATTGGGTTTGAACTATCTAAGCAGATGCTCCAATTTGGCCTAAAGCTTGTATTGATTGGAAGGACTTCTTTGGAAGACAGCTTGGAAAAGAAAGAAGCGTTCTTACAGCTAAAAAGTCTCGGTGACGTTATCTATGTACAAGCGGATGTGACCGATTTAGCTGACGTGGAGCGGGCGATTTACAAAGCAGAAAAACATTTTGGTCAAACCATCCGGGGTGTGCTGCATTTAGCCGGTGCTGGCAATGTATCAGAGCATTTTCAGCATACAGATAAGTATACATTGGCGCATACGTCAGAAGAGGATTTTACAAAGGAACTGTCAGGGAAAGCAGACGGAGCGTTTGTCCTGCAGGAAGCCTTCAAGCATGATCCGGCAGTACCACTCGTCTTTTTTGGATCAGTAAATGGCTTTTTTGGCGGTACAACATTCGGGGCTTACTCTGCGGCCAACAGCTTTTTAGATGGGCTTGCGCACACGCTCACCTTTCAAGAAGGAAGACGGGCGATCTCTTTAAACTTTAGTATGTGGGATAATCTCGGTTTGTCTAAGGGGCATACCGGCGCAGCCCTTACCGTCCGCAAGGGATTTCAATTGATTGGAAAGAAGCAAGGTCTCCATTCATTATGTCTAGGTGCTCGGCTGAATGAAGCGCATCTATTTATCGGACTAGATGGAGCCAATCCAGAAATCGCAGCGTATCTTCAGCCAGCGCCAATACCGACTTTTGAGAAAAAGCTTTTTTACACAGTTCAGCCTGGCAAAGAAGTGCATGTGGAAGATATCGCAGGCGGAACAAAAGGTGACTGGGATATTCAGCAAGTACAGGAAATACCGAAAAAACTAGATGGCTCTATTGATCATGAAGCCCTTAAGCTGAATCATCACAAAAATGGACAACCCCTTGAAAAACAATTGCCAGAAACGAAAACAGAGCAAATGCTTGCTGCCATATGGGAGGACATTTTAGACGTTGATCGTGTGTACAAAGAGGATCAATTCTTTGACCTTGGCGGACATTCATTAAAGGCGACTCAAACCATTTCTCGGATCAATCATGAGTTTTCAATCAAGGCGCCTTTAAAAATATTATTTGAAAGCAAGCATCTGGCACATTTGGCGCAAACGGTTGATGACATCAAAGAGGCACCGGCTGTTCAGGAAGCCAATATTCCAAAGCTGGAAAAGCGAACAAGCTATGAGCTGTCACATGCTCAGAAGCGTATTTGGTTCTTATCCACATTAGAAAAGAGCCATCATTACAATATATTAGGTGCTTGGAAGCTGACAGGACAATTGCACATTCAAGCGTTAACAAAAGCGATTGGTCTCTTAACGAAACGTCATGAAGCACTACGCGCAACTTTTCAATCGCTTGGCGGCAAGCCGGTTCAACTGATACGTGAAGACCTTCCGCCATCCGTCACTGTTGCGAACTTCTCATTATTTAATGAAAAAACAAGAACGAGAAGACTCGAGCAGCTTATTCAGCAAGAAGCGAACCGCATTTATGATTTAGAAAGAGGGCCTCTTGCGCAGTGGACGATTGTGGATATGGGCAATGAAGAATTTTATCTTCTTTGCGCGCAGCACCATATCATTTCAGATGCATGGTCGCTCAGTCTGCTCATTCAGGAATTAGAAGTGGCATATGACGGACTGCTTGCAGATGAAGCACCGCAGCTCCCAGCGCTAGAAATTGAATGGACAGATTATGTCCATTGGGAAAATGAGCAAGTAACGCATCATCAAGCAGACCAAGCCTATTGGCTCGATCATTTACAAGGTGATCTTCCGGTGTTAGAGCTGCCGTTTGACCGTCCTCGCCCGCCAGTTCAAACATTTAACGGCGCTACAGAGCAAATCGTCTTGGAAGATACGCTTATCCGCCGTTTGCAGGCTTTGTCCAAGCAGCAGGGCACAACGCTGTTCATGACGATGCTGTCAGCGTACTACGTCCTGCTTCACAAGCTGTCAGGACAGACAGATATCATCATTGGTTCGCCGATCGCAGGGCGAGGTGCCAAGCAATCAGAGAAGCTTGTTGGAATGTTTGTGAATACACTCGCGCTGAGACAGGATATCTCCACAGCAGATACGTTTGCTGATGTCATGGAAAACGTGAAGGAGATGACATTAAAAGCCTTCGAGCATCAGCGTTATCCATTTGATAAGCTTGTCGATGATCTTTCATTAGATAGAGATTTAAGTCGATCGCCTATTTTCCAAGTGGCCATGGGTTATGTAACAGATTCGCTCCATGTCAATCTCAAAGGGCTGACAAGTGAACATGTGATGGTTCATCATACAGTGTCTAAATTTGATCTCACCTTACATGTATTTGAACAGGGGGATCAGCTGTCGATCCATGTGGAATACAATACAGATTTATTTGATCAAGAGACCATTCATCGTTATATGAATTATTATCTTCATCTGCTAGATGGTATGACAGCTCAGCCTGAACGTACATTTTCTGATTATTGCTTAATGGACAAAGCGGAACAGGCTGCGATGATCATAGGGAAAAACCAAACGGCTACGCCATATCCAAAGCGCACCATTCAAGAGCTGTTTGAAGAACAGGTGCAGCGTGATCCGCACCGCATTGCCTTGTCTTATTTGGAAGAGCACATGACGTATCAAGAGTTGGATGAGAAGGCAACACAGCTTGCTGCTTACTTGCAATCAAAAGGAGTTGGACCAGGTTCACTTGTACCGATGCTTTTTGATCGTTCCTTTGACATGATTGTCTCAGTGCTAGGCATTGTCAAATCTGGTGCTGCATATGTTCCAATGTCACCAGAATATCCAGATGCGCGAATCCGCCTCATTGTTCGCGATACGCAAAGTGATGTGATCATCACTCAATCTCATTTAATAGAGCGTCTAGTAGACTTTACAGGTACAAAGATTGAGATGGACAAGCCATTACCAGTAACAGATGCAGTGTATCAAAGAGAACAATCAATCATTGGAGAAGACCAGTTAGCCTATGTCAACTACACATCAGGCTCAACAGGTACACCAAAAGGCGTCATGCTCCCCCATGCAGGAGTTGTCCGTCTGGTTCGAAAAACAAACTATATAAAACTAGGTCCAGATGATAAGATGCTTCAGCTCTCAAACTATGCTTTTGATGCCTTTACATTTGAGTTGTGGGGCATGCTGCTGAATGGCGGTCAGCTCATTCTGATTCCGAAATATGCCGCACTGAATATGGATGAATTATCACGGCTGATCAAAGTGCATCAAGTGACAGCCAACTGTCTGCCAACCGCTTTATTCAATCGGCTGGTGGAGCACGATCCAAAAAGTGTAGCAGGCTACCGCACATTACTCGTTGGCGGAGAAGCGATGTCCAGTGAGCATGCACGAAAGGCACTGCCACATATGGAGGGTGTACTCATCAATGCTTACGGCCCAACAGAAAACACGACCTTAGCCACAACACATCAAGTCATGCACATGCCAGAGGGAGCAAGGTCAGTTCCGATTGGTGTCCCAATATCGAATTCAACTGTTGTCATACTAGATGATGCGCTCAACCCAGTGCCAGCAGGCGTCAAAGGAGAAATTTATATCGGCGGCACAGGTCTGGCAAAAGGCTACCTTCATGATCCAGAGCGGACGCATGAACGGTTTATAGACAATCCATTCCCTGAACTAGGGGGAGACAGGCTGTATCGTTCAGGTGATCTAGGTACATGGCGTTCAGATGGCACCATTGAATATCTCGGCCGAAAAGACAATCTCGTGAAAATTAGAGGCTACCGGATTGAATGTGGAGAAATAGAGACAGCTCTCCTCAAGCATCCACAAATAAAAGAATGTACAGTCATCGCCAAAACGTATGGCAGCTCAAAACGGCTGGCGGCCTACCTTGTTACAGACGGAGAGAATCCTGTTTCAGGCTGGAAAGCATTTTTACAGGAAAGCCTGCCAGGCTACATGATTCCAAGTTACTTTATTGTAATGGACGAAATGCCAGTCACAACAAACGGAAAGGTTGATCAAAAAGCACTGCCAGACCCAGCAGAAACGATCTCTCTTTCTCAAGGGGATGACAAACCAGTCACCGAAGCGCAGCAGTTGATTGTCACAGCTTTCAAGGACGTGCTTGGTGTCAAACAAGTAGGCATACATGACTCATTTTTTGATTTAGGCGGCGATTCAATTATGAGTATCCAAGCCGTTGCCAAATTAAAAGAACAGGGGATTCATGTGGATCCAAAATGGATTTTCATGCATCCAGCGGCGGCTCAGCTAGCCGCACATGTGGACGCAATGCCAGAGGCCGGGGAGCACGTAGAAAGGTCTCCAAAGGACTACGTGATTGAGCTGAAAAAAGGCGCTCCAGCCGAGCCGAGGATTTTCTTTGCACCGCCTGCCGGTGGAACGGTAATGGGCTATATCGATGTGGCTAAGCTGATGACACATCAAGGCGCTGTGTACGCCTTGCAGTCTCCTGGCTTATATGAGGATGAAGAACCGCAATTCCTCCATTACACAGAGCTTGTGTCCATATTTGTTGAAGCCATTGAGACCTTCTATCGACCTGGTGTTGACTATCTAGCAGGGCATTCAATGGGCGGGCACCTTGCCTACGGAATGAATCAGCGGCTCTGCCATGCAGGAAAAGCGCCGAAAGGACTCATCATTTTAGATACCGTCCCTGTGTTAAGAGATGAGGCAGATCAGGCGCTCCATGCGGATATGAACGAAGAAGAAGTGAAAATGCTTGCGCTTGTCCTTGGAATGGGGAATCTCGTCGGCATTCAGCCAGAAGCATTACAAGGGCTGAGCTTCCAAGAAGTGAAGCAAAAAATACTCAAAGAGGCAGAAAAGGATGAAGTGGTTCATCAATTTATGAATGATCAGTATTTAGATAAATATTTGCAAATGCAAACGCACAATACAATCATGTCACAAGCCATTGAATTAGAAAAAGAACCATTCGGTGTGCCGTTTTATATTGTACAAAGCAGTGATCACGCCATTGATTTCCAGAAGAAGTTCTCAGACTGGGAGGCTTATACGAAAGGACCGTGCTCGTATTATCACATCAAAGGAGACCATGTCACCATGATGAAAAGGCCGCAGGCGGATGAACTGGCACGAATTCTTCAAACGATGATAAAGGGGTAA
- a CDS encoding thioesterase II family protein → MNHLFKTFEKKSDLIQLICFPFAGGYSASYRPLFEQLKGTAEVTAAEPPGHGTNLMPLETSIDRLAELYKEGLMGNLNRPFILFGHSMGGLVVYRLTQLLEKEGIDPAAVVISAIQPPQTKRQILTHLSNEAFVQHIAEMGGIPKELLENKPMMDYFTPSLRADYQALETFQHKDQSIIETPVYLFNGTKDEKCMKDANGWLPWAKTIERTNFEGGHMYINTHLEPFAEQMRHVIDVASKQQLMKL, encoded by the coding sequence ATGAATCATTTATTTAAAACCTTTGAAAAAAAATCAGATCTTATTCAACTTATTTGTTTTCCTTTTGCAGGCGGTTATTCCGCCTCGTACCGCCCGCTTTTTGAACAGCTAAAAGGCACTGCCGAAGTAACAGCAGCAGAGCCCCCAGGGCATGGAACCAATCTCATGCCGCTCGAAACGAGCATTGACCGATTGGCTGAGCTATACAAAGAAGGGCTCATGGGTAACTTGAACCGCCCATTTATCCTGTTCGGACATTCCATGGGAGGACTTGTTGTGTATAGACTGACGCAGCTGTTAGAAAAGGAAGGAATTGATCCTGCAGCAGTCGTGATCTCGGCTATTCAGCCGCCGCAAACAAAACGACAGATCCTGACCCATTTATCGAATGAAGCATTTGTTCAGCATATTGCCGAAATGGGCGGGATTCCAAAGGAATTATTAGAGAACAAACCAATGATGGATTACTTTACGCCGTCCTTACGTGCAGACTATCAGGCGCTGGAAACCTTCCAGCACAAAGATCAATCCATCATCGAAACACCCGTTTATTTATTCAATGGAACAAAAGATGAAAAATGCATGAAAGATGCAAATGGCTGGCTGCCATGGGCAAAAACCATCGAACGCACCAATTTCGAAGGAGGGCACATGTATATCAACACACACCTCGAGCCCTTCGCAGAACAGATGAGACATGTGATTGACGTTGCAAGCAAACAACAATTAATGAAACTTTAA
- a CDS encoding DMT family transporter, with amino-acid sequence MVDISKQKAYAAAIGYATIIGFSFLFVKIALESANPIDLLAHRFTVSFAAALLLYPFLRKKIRLSIQWRDLLYIVPFSLLYPVLFFAFQVWGLMYTSSSEAGIIQATIPILTMVLAAWFLKERATWIQVLFTILSVCGVMLLFVMKGIDVKHSHMIGYGLILLSALSSSAYSVFARVITRRFHVIELTFVMTFFGFVFFNATALIRHSVNGTMPQFFSPFTQPSFVWSMLFLGILSSLLTAYLSNYALSQLEAAKVSIFNNLSAFITVAAGVLILHETIDWYHLIGGVLVIGGVIGGNVVKKRNS; translated from the coding sequence ATTGTGGACATTTCAAAACAGAAAGCGTATGCTGCCGCGATAGGCTACGCCACGATCATTGGTTTTTCATTTTTGTTTGTCAAAATTGCATTAGAATCAGCAAACCCGATCGATTTATTGGCACACCGCTTTACAGTTTCTTTTGCAGCCGCACTATTGCTGTATCCATTTTTACGAAAGAAAATCCGCCTCTCCATTCAATGGCGAGATCTTCTCTACATCGTACCGTTTTCCTTGCTTTATCCTGTGTTGTTTTTTGCTTTTCAAGTATGGGGGCTGATGTATACCTCTTCGTCAGAGGCTGGTATTATTCAGGCAACGATTCCTATTCTGACAATGGTGCTTGCCGCGTGGTTTTTAAAGGAACGCGCGACATGGATCCAAGTGCTGTTTACCATTCTTTCTGTGTGCGGGGTGATGCTTCTCTTTGTCATGAAGGGAATTGATGTGAAGCATTCACACATGATCGGCTATGGACTGATATTGCTTTCTGCCTTATCATCCAGTGCATACAGTGTATTTGCCCGGGTGATTACACGGCGCTTCCATGTGATTGAACTCACCTTCGTGATGACATTCTTTGGATTTGTCTTCTTCAATGCCACTGCGCTCATCCGGCATTCAGTAAACGGGACAATGCCGCAATTTTTCAGCCCATTTACACAACCATCCTTTGTATGGTCAATGCTCTTTTTAGGCATTCTTTCATCACTTCTCACGGCATATTTATCAAACTATGCCCTTTCTCAGCTTGAAGCGGCAAAGGTCAGCATCTTTAACAATTTATCTGCGTTTATTACAGTTGCCGCTGGGGTTCTCATTTTACATGAAACAATCGATTGGTATCATCTCATCGGAGGTGTTCTGGTCATTGGCGGAGTGATTGGTGGGAATGTGGTGAAAAAGCGGAATTCATAA
- a CDS encoding PLP-dependent aminotransferase family protein encodes MRKYDQLVLSLKEKMTSGEYNAGMKIPSIRHLAAQYAVSKSTVIKALDTLEREHLLYSVERSGYYVVKTKQSAGKQDSTWIDFASSAPDPVVFPYVDFQHCINQAIDLYQNDLFIYGTANGLPSLLPVISKRLMDYQVFANPEQIVMTSGIQLALSILSTIPFPNGKQTILVEQPGYHLYLQYLEKNQLPVRGVQRTEKGIDLQELERIFREEEIRFFYTMPRFQNPLGTSLSKQEKRAIAALAETYDVYIVEDDYIADLEFDAKRDPIYSYDQAGKVIYLKSFSKIIFPGLRTGAVVLPEELIKPFSEHKRLIDIDSSMLSQAALEIYLKSGMFERHRDRMRATYRNRSKQLVTCLKSDQIAYQLGEEEPATHTHVRFDRSIPMNQLIQQLKKASVSIQSIDRHYLSTYQKDPILQLNIWHVKEEQITRGVDLIKTAFQQIGRY; translated from the coding sequence GTGAGGAAATATGATCAGCTTGTTCTCAGCTTAAAAGAGAAGATGACGTCTGGTGAATACAATGCTGGCATGAAGATCCCCTCCATTCGCCATTTGGCGGCTCAATATGCAGTGAGTAAAAGCACTGTCATCAAAGCACTAGACACATTAGAACGTGAACATCTGCTGTATTCTGTAGAAAGAAGTGGCTATTATGTCGTGAAAACAAAGCAGTCAGCGGGGAAACAGGATAGCACATGGATTGATTTTGCTTCATCTGCACCTGATCCCGTCGTGTTTCCATATGTTGATTTCCAGCACTGCATCAACCAAGCCATCGATTTGTATCAAAATGACTTGTTTATATACGGCACAGCCAACGGATTACCCTCGCTGCTGCCAGTCATTTCTAAGCGATTAATGGATTATCAAGTGTTTGCAAATCCAGAACAGATCGTTATGACTTCTGGTATTCAGCTGGCGTTATCCATTTTAAGCACCATCCCTTTTCCGAATGGCAAACAGACCATATTAGTCGAACAGCCAGGCTATCATCTATACCTTCAATATTTAGAAAAAAATCAACTGCCTGTACGGGGGGTTCAGCGGACGGAAAAGGGAATTGACCTTCAGGAATTGGAGCGCATCTTTCGAGAAGAGGAGATTCGTTTTTTCTATACGATGCCAAGGTTTCAAAACCCGCTTGGAACGAGCTTGTCAAAGCAGGAGAAAAGAGCGATTGCAGCTCTTGCCGAGACATATGACGTCTATATCGTTGAAGATGATTACATAGCCGATTTAGAATTCGACGCAAAAAGAGACCCGATCTATTCGTACGATCAGGCGGGGAAGGTCATTTATTTAAAAAGCTTCTCCAAAATCATCTTTCCAGGACTTCGTACAGGAGCGGTCGTCTTACCTGAGGAACTGATTAAACCTTTTAGCGAACACAAACGGCTCATTGACATCGACAGCTCCATGCTGTCACAGGCAGCCTTAGAAATATATTTAAAAAGCGGGATGTTTGAACGGCATCGAGACAGAATGCGGGCGACCTATCGCAACCGATCCAAACAACTAGTGACATGCCTGAAAAGCGATCAAATCGCTTATCAACTGGGAGAAGAGGAGCCAGCTACTCATACACATGTACGTTTCGATCGGTCAATTCCGATGAACCAGCTCATTCAGCAGCTGAAAAAGGCATCTGTTTCCATTCAGTCAATCGACCGCCATTATCTGTCGACTTATCAAAAAGACCCCATTCTTCAGTTGAACATTTGGCATGTGAAAGAAGAGCAAATCACACGTGGAGTCGATTTGATAAAGACAGCATTTCAGCAAATTGGGCGATATTAA